A genomic segment from Leptospira congkakensis encodes:
- a CDS encoding class I SAM-dependent methyltransferase: MSETEYYRSQSYQEYLLSSHRREVCPPEDVYAFFNWKGLNNIVDFGSGLGFYFNEFRKWFPHVWIWAAECQQEIIDMILRRKLMEGIEQLTPFHMDQSDHPLLPEWVPVPEIIFASLSLSTFPNPGLAMDGLIRSMKSGGRLFIIDWSKTESGFGPKINEKISMDKMKFLAEEYKLEVTKSGRISEHFYGMEVKASSSFIYGYYDLKEEEDEDSTVFKQ, encoded by the coding sequence ATGTCCGAAACGGAATACTACCGTTCCCAAAGTTACCAGGAATACCTACTTTCCAGCCACAGAAGAGAGGTTTGTCCTCCCGAAGATGTGTATGCATTTTTCAATTGGAAAGGCTTAAACAACATAGTCGACTTTGGGAGTGGACTTGGATTCTATTTTAATGAATTTAGAAAATGGTTTCCCCATGTCTGGATTTGGGCTGCAGAATGCCAACAAGAGATCATCGACATGATCCTTCGTCGTAAACTCATGGAAGGGATTGAACAACTCACCCCTTTTCATATGGACCAGTCCGACCACCCCCTCCTTCCTGAATGGGTTCCGGTTCCTGAAATTATTTTTGCTTCTCTATCACTTTCCACTTTCCCAAACCCTGGTTTGGCGATGGATGGCCTCATTCGATCCATGAAATCAGGCGGACGACTTTTCATCATTGATTGGTCAAAAACAGAATCTGGATTTGGCCCCAAAATCAATGAAAAGATATCGATGGATAAAATGAAATTCCTCGCAGAAGAATACAAATTAGAAGTCACAAAATCTGGAAGAATCTCTGAACATTTTTATGGGATGGAAGTAAAAGCAAGTTCTAGTTTTATTTATGGATATTATGACCTCAAAGAAGAAGAGGATGAAGATTCAACAGTTTTCAAACAATAA
- a CDS encoding tetratricopeptide repeat protein: MKFSIQFWMVVLLFSLFPVSADSGFEESRYPTIAKAIHASLLPDKKSIRLDWDPPKQDGEIIVARSSVMIDSPEKLYIADSLGRYKASGSNATRLYFDYNLKPGTYYYAIIMVTDVRRREVKLFSNQNYTVVPVHIAEENGTPVVGQNPDFPAFPADAGIQSMVGGVSNITANVERKFVRLNWTPPNGATAGRTLYTVYRSNSPLTSLPLMQKAEKLAELTHPVNTFLDQDLEKSQTLYYGVSVKQVGGEESLPLEDKKSTLRVFYIKQTEKTNAEVIVEDSPKKPKQEVASNDTRTDLGGVMHVRGLGYERVGKGAVISWISPEAADETTVYSLYASVKPLNQGSSSFGQGSVVKVATVVHPKTNFFIKELKEIDELYFGVTAKSNGIPEDYNLRENVSYFKYDFSKDNLPPEEPNVVAESHPKKEPEKSELYKNEHSVLPTETLPPRENSEPVNDFREESSATVNYDLGQTDLNQIIKETVIRKKYETAVYRLEEYLKNESNGYLRGKAMFFLGVSALKTGDTKKALKCFLKRETKSYSPSRVEFWTNQTLSQAGRGNL, from the coding sequence ATGAAGTTCTCGATTCAATTCTGGATGGTTGTACTGCTATTCTCATTATTTCCGGTTTCGGCAGATTCTGGGTTTGAGGAAAGCCGTTATCCAACGATAGCAAAGGCAATCCATGCTAGCCTTCTACCTGATAAAAAATCGATTCGTTTGGATTGGGATCCGCCCAAACAAGATGGTGAAATCATCGTGGCTCGTTCTTCCGTGATGATTGACAGCCCAGAAAAATTATACATTGCGGACTCGCTTGGTCGTTACAAAGCATCCGGTTCTAACGCCACTCGTCTTTATTTTGATTACAATTTGAAACCAGGCACTTACTACTATGCGATCATAATGGTAACCGATGTTCGTCGTAGAGAAGTAAAACTTTTTTCTAACCAAAATTATACTGTTGTTCCCGTTCATATTGCAGAAGAAAACGGAACTCCTGTTGTGGGACAAAATCCAGATTTCCCTGCCTTTCCTGCGGATGCGGGAATTCAATCTATGGTGGGTGGGGTTTCCAATATTACTGCAAATGTTGAAAGGAAATTTGTTCGTTTGAATTGGACACCACCAAACGGTGCGACTGCGGGACGAACTTTGTATACTGTTTACAGATCAAATTCTCCTTTAACCAGTTTGCCTCTAATGCAAAAAGCTGAGAAACTAGCAGAACTAACTCATCCTGTGAATACTTTTTTAGACCAGGATTTGGAGAAATCTCAAACTTTATATTATGGAGTTTCCGTAAAACAAGTGGGAGGTGAAGAATCGCTTCCATTAGAAGATAAAAAATCTACTCTTCGTGTGTTTTATATCAAACAAACAGAAAAAACGAATGCGGAAGTCATTGTCGAAGATTCTCCTAAAAAACCAAAACAAGAAGTAGCATCCAATGACACTCGCACTGATTTAGGTGGTGTGATGCATGTTCGTGGTCTAGGTTACGAACGTGTTGGTAAAGGTGCAGTCATTAGTTGGATTAGTCCAGAAGCGGCTGACGAAACAACAGTTTATAGTTTATATGCATCCGTAAAACCATTAAACCAAGGATCCTCTTCCTTTGGGCAAGGTTCTGTTGTAAAGGTTGCAACCGTAGTACATCCAAAAACAAACTTTTTTATCAAAGAATTAAAAGAAATCGATGAATTGTATTTCGGGGTCACAGCCAAATCCAATGGAATTCCAGAAGATTATAATTTAAGAGAAAACGTATCTTATTTTAAATATGATTTTTCAAAAGACAACTTACCACCGGAAGAACCAAATGTGGTAGCAGAGTCTCATCCCAAAAAAGAACCAGAAAAATCCGAACTTTATAAAAATGAACATTCTGTATTACCTACAGAGACTTTACCGCCGAGAGAAAATTCGGAACCTGTGAATGACTTTCGGGAAGAATCATCGGCTACGGTAAATTATGATTTAGGCCAAACAGATCTAAATCAAATCATCAAAGAAACGGTCATTAGAAAAAAATATGAAACCGCCGTATACCGGTTAGAAGAATATTTAAAAAATGAATCGAATGGATACTTACGAGGGAAAGCAATGTTTTTCCTTGGAGTGAGTGCATTAAAAACTGGTGATACAAAAAAAGCCTTAAAATGTTTTTTAAAAAGGGAAACTAAATCCTATTCTCCATCAAGAGTGGAATTTTGGACAAATCAAACCTTGAGTCAGGCGGGTAGAGGGAATTTATGA
- a CDS encoding tetratricopeptide repeat protein yields MNRIIVSLAGLLFIVAGLSTVYYQTNISAKEDQSQIILEKIAEGEEYLKQSNPQSKEKAISIFSELAGKRGLEKFEFQIKYNQARALEKNSDFYPALDIYKDLKKNQSLKPEEKEKLSYSLGNLLLKIGNESEGKAHLESVLQLSSDNKLRSKSFLSLGDFYYKTGHFETARKNYTLALQEDPNNTESRIGWGRALRKLGKDWASFDVFDEYIETADQLAGADEKVVGEYKDSVLKDAKENYTKKQYGKAIELFQKVVSVNPSPKKEEEALYYIALSYDAIGKQVESLTYINKALNNSDYSLDQAALYKKGTIYFRQGKFEKAAGIFQTIVDKYPKNQITDKAIAWKKESLDQFTDHNDLDDSDVTSDSNSSKPSSVSNKPESGSDLEF; encoded by the coding sequence ATGAATCGAATCATTGTTAGTTTAGCAGGTCTTTTGTTTATTGTTGCTGGTCTTTCGACTGTATACTACCAAACGAATATTTCTGCAAAAGAAGACCAGTCACAAATCATTTTGGAAAAAATTGCAGAAGGGGAAGAATACTTAAAACAATCCAACCCACAAAGTAAAGAAAAGGCAATCTCCATATTTTCGGAGTTAGCTGGTAAACGTGGATTAGAAAAATTTGAGTTTCAAATTAAATACAACCAAGCAAGGGCTCTTGAAAAAAATTCTGACTTTTATCCGGCTCTTGATATTTATAAAGACTTAAAAAAGAACCAAAGTTTAAAACCAGAGGAAAAAGAAAAACTTAGTTACTCTCTTGGAAACTTACTTTTGAAAATTGGAAATGAATCGGAAGGTAAGGCACATTTAGAATCTGTTTTACAACTTAGTTCTGACAACAAACTAAGATCCAAATCTTTTCTTTCCCTTGGTGATTTTTATTATAAAACCGGACATTTTGAAACTGCACGCAAAAATTATACCTTAGCCTTACAAGAAGATCCTAACAATACGGAATCCAGAATTGGTTGGGGAAGGGCTCTTCGTAAACTAGGAAAAGATTGGGCATCCTTTGATGTTTTTGACGAATACATTGAAACCGCTGACCAATTGGCTGGGGCTGACGAAAAGGTAGTTGGTGAATACAAAGACTCTGTTTTGAAAGATGCAAAAGAAAATTATACGAAAAAACAATATGGAAAGGCAATCGAACTTTTCCAAAAAGTAGTGAGTGTCAATCCAAGTCCTAAAAAGGAAGAAGAAGCATTGTATTACATTGCGCTTTCTTATGATGCAATAGGAAAACAAGTGGAATCACTTACTTATATTAATAAAGCTTTGAATAACAGCGATTACTCGCTTGACCAAGCAGCTTTATACAAAAAAGGAACTATTTATTTCAGACAAGGAAAGTTTGAAAAAGCAGCAGGTATCTTTCAGACAATTGTAGATAAATACCCTAAAAACCAGATTACCGACAAGGCGATTGCATGGAAAAAAGAATCACTCGATCAGTTTACCGACCACAATGATCTAGATGATTCAGATGTAACGTCTGATTCTAATTCATCTAAACCAAGTTCGGTTTCAAACAAACCGGAATCAGGAAGTGATTTAGAATTTTAG
- a CDS encoding metalloenzyme gives MIFYVFLDGVGIADYDPKSNPFSRFAKGFLAPVGGIPKADADLPISPSSLHYIKTDAHMGVPGLPQSATGQTALWTGIPGPKVLDRHVSGFPTITLRKIIAKYSLIKVLNENGHLSDFLNCFSPPYLKHVEEKPKLVSASTLVQLASGRPLKTFDDLKNERGLYMDLTHEIMGTLGIDMLKPGDPLLERRDPYELGKQSFSRFAHYKLGLYEYFLTDKVGHAMDWEKAEHIIRNLEEFFRGLLENLDPEKDLLIVSSDHGNMEDLSQKNHTENPAATILYGKDADRFAENIHSLADIVPEIYKTFGMEEALHNTKTNEFLIKSD, from the coding sequence ATGATTTTTTATGTATTTTTGGATGGAGTCGGAATCGCCGATTACGATCCCAAATCCAATCCCTTTAGCCGTTTTGCCAAAGGTTTTTTAGCCCCTGTCGGAGGGATTCCGAAGGCAGATGCCGACTTACCTATTTCCCCATCGTCATTGCATTATATCAAAACGGACGCTCATATGGGTGTTCCTGGCCTACCCCAGTCAGCCACAGGCCAAACAGCCCTTTGGACAGGGATTCCTGGACCCAAAGTCCTCGATCGTCATGTGAGTGGATTTCCAACCATCACACTTCGCAAAATCATCGCAAAATATTCCCTCATCAAAGTCCTAAATGAAAATGGTCATCTTAGTGATTTTCTAAATTGTTTTTCACCGCCCTATCTCAAACACGTGGAAGAAAAACCAAAACTTGTTTCTGCATCCACCTTAGTCCAGTTAGCCAGTGGTCGCCCCTTAAAAACTTTCGATGACCTAAAAAATGAACGTGGGCTTTATATGGACTTAACTCATGAAATTATGGGTACACTCGGGATTGATATGTTAAAACCAGGGGACCCACTACTCGAAAGAAGAGATCCTTATGAACTTGGGAAACAATCTTTCTCTCGGTTTGCCCATTACAAACTAGGTTTGTATGAATACTTTCTTACTGACAAAGTTGGTCATGCCATGGATTGGGAAAAGGCAGAACATATCATTCGAAACTTAGAAGAATTTTTTCGTGGATTACTAGAAAATTTAGATCCAGAAAAAGATTTACTCATTGTATCGAGTGATCATGGGAATATGGAAGACTTAAGCCAAAAGAATCATACGGAAAACCCGGCGGCCACCATCCTATATGGTAAGGATGCTGACCGCTTCGCTGAAAATATACATTCGCTTGCCGACATTGTTCCCGAAATATATAAAACTTTCGGAATGGAGGAAGCCCTCCACAATACCAAAACGAATGAATTTCTAATTAAGTCCGACTAA
- a CDS encoding CopG family transcriptional regulator — MAKIDKRFQILLSEEEQILLKNEASRRGVSGGELIRMALKNEIIQKSELVRRNALIALTELLD, encoded by the coding sequence ATGGCAAAAATTGATAAACGATTCCAAATTCTACTTTCTGAAGAAGAACAAATTTTATTAAAAAATGAAGCATCTAGACGAGGGGTTTCTGGGGGGGAACTCATCCGAATGGCATTAAAAAATGAAATCATACAAAAATCAGAACTTGTCAGAAGAAATGCACTCATCGCCTTAACGGAGTTACTGGATTGA
- a CDS encoding concanavalin A-like lectin/glucanase, translating into MVQNSEPGKKNFLKPKENTPKHGELFFDFEGEVREPQITEAGFPFKSKSISVVSSSYLTDDQTYFFGKRSAYFSGRRNQIHLSVSGNSLFGTHPDPFTISIPVRLGEQGAGSVILDRTVYVKGKKYGISLELNESKPTLYVNNLLQKSDGRTTSFILESPVKLKRKTWEVISLYFDTLNHKYILYQNGIETAEYENKQADTLGFAFPENDSTPLVLGKSFYGNLDGFHIHKGEPEVEYTKFESVRYDDETKIGYMEGNTALSPVLETKYSNSSLTRIHWKTEQPKDTMLELYFRATNEKFVESNINLPWVRIKSLEKDLPKNKFKYYQWKLWFRPDPMGKSVPNIQSLSFEYTEQTPPDVPTRFRLDSNPSQGHPICFLWNSNHEKEVQNGGGYIIHYGLTPNRMLGSIFVKKDKNDNLTKLDGNEEESSFRNKRFCVNEEALVNNIYIPEGELNTSEYRPIADQVDTSRMEKRGLLFQPGLTYYFRISAYNRYLNEWDSKDQKSPLSQAISFSFPKEVSNNK; encoded by the coding sequence GTGGTTCAAAACTCTGAACCAGGGAAAAAGAACTTTCTCAAACCCAAAGAAAATACACCCAAACACGGCGAACTATTTTTCGACTTTGAAGGAGAGGTGAGAGAGCCACAAATCACTGAAGCAGGATTTCCTTTTAAATCCAAATCAATCTCCGTTGTTTCCTCTTCTTATTTAACCGATGACCAAACTTATTTTTTTGGGAAAAGGTCGGCTTATTTTTCAGGCCGCAGAAACCAAATCCATCTTTCCGTTTCTGGAAATTCTCTATTCGGCACCCATCCCGATCCCTTTACCATTTCCATTCCCGTTCGGTTGGGAGAACAAGGAGCAGGTTCTGTTATTTTGGATAGGACTGTTTATGTGAAAGGAAAAAAATACGGCATCTCACTCGAGTTAAATGAAAGTAAACCAACATTATACGTAAATAACCTTCTTCAAAAATCAGATGGTAGAACAACTAGTTTCATTTTAGAATCACCGGTGAAACTCAAACGCAAAACTTGGGAAGTGATTTCCCTTTATTTTGATACATTGAATCATAAATACATCCTGTACCAAAATGGAATCGAAACGGCAGAATACGAAAACAAACAAGCAGATACCTTAGGATTTGCTTTTCCAGAAAATGATTCCACTCCACTTGTCCTTGGAAAATCGTTTTATGGAAACCTGGATGGATTTCATATCCATAAAGGTGAACCCGAAGTGGAATACACTAAGTTTGAATCCGTTCGTTATGATGATGAAACCAAAATTGGATATATGGAAGGAAACACAGCCCTATCTCCTGTTTTAGAAACAAAATACAGTAACTCTAGTTTAACTCGTATCCATTGGAAAACAGAACAACCGAAAGATACAATGCTCGAACTGTATTTCCGAGCGACAAATGAAAAATTTGTGGAATCAAACATAAACCTTCCTTGGGTTAGGATTAAATCCCTAGAGAAAGATCTTCCCAAAAACAAATTCAAATACTACCAATGGAAATTATGGTTTAGACCCGATCCAATGGGAAAATCAGTTCCCAACATACAATCGTTATCTTTCGAGTATACAGAACAAACTCCTCCAGATGTCCCTACAAGGTTTCGTTTGGATTCCAATCCATCACAAGGCCATCCCATTTGTTTTTTATGGAACTCAAATCATGAAAAAGAAGTACAAAATGGAGGGGGTTATATCATCCATTATGGACTTACCCCGAATCGAATGTTAGGTTCTATCTTTGTCAAAAAAGATAAAAACGATAATTTGACCAAACTAGATGGGAACGAAGAAGAAAGTAGTTTCAGAAACAAACGTTTTTGTGTGAACGAAGAAGCACTCGTGAATAATATTTACATTCCTGAAGGGGAATTAAATACCAGTGAATACCGTCCGATTGCAGACCAAGTTGATACTTCCAGAATGGAAAAAAGAGGTCTTCTTTTCCAACCCGGTTTGACCTATTATTTTAGAATTTCAGCTTACAATCGTTATCTGAACGAATGGGATTCTAAGGACCAAAAAAGCCCGCTTTCGCAAGCAATTTCATTTAGTTTCCCCAAAGAAGTTTCGAACAACAAGTAA
- the rpiB gene encoding ribose 5-phosphate isomerase B — MKEKIGIASDHGGFALKEFLRKSLEETYEIVDYGTKSEESVDYPTIIGDACRKVLSGEVPRLIALCGTGIGASIAANRFKGIRAALCHDEFTAEMSKRHNNANVLVLGGRVLGTDLAQRIVKKWIETEFEGGRHQKRLGLIEEQS; from the coding sequence ATGAAAGAAAAAATTGGAATCGCATCTGATCACGGAGGATTTGCTCTCAAAGAATTCCTCAGGAAAAGTCTCGAGGAAACTTACGAAATTGTCGATTACGGTACTAAGAGCGAAGAGTCTGTAGACTACCCCACCATCATTGGAGATGCCTGCCGAAAGGTTCTTTCCGGTGAAGTTCCCAGACTCATCGCCCTTTGCGGGACAGGCATTGGAGCATCCATTGCTGCCAACCGTTTCAAAGGCATTCGCGCGGCCCTTTGCCATGATGAGTTTACGGCAGAAATGTCCAAACGCCATAACAATGCCAATGTACTCGTTTTAGGGGGAAGGGTTCTCGGAACAGATTTAGCACAGAGAATCGTAAAAAAATGGATAGAAACAGAATTCGAAGGTGGACGGCACCAAAAACGATTGGGACTCATCGAAGAACAGTCGTAA
- the serC gene encoding 3-phosphoserine/phosphohydroxythreonine transaminase, which yields MPTFTHRVFNFNAGPAMLPTEVMEEAKSEFLNYKGTGMSVMEMSHRGNVFQNILDESLHDLRELLGLPSRYAVVYFPGGATLQFSAIPFNYLKAGDSADFALTGVWAKKAFEEAKKFYPNVKSIFNGADSKYMELPTITDEIVNEGAKYVYITSNNTIYGTRYKTFPKLKKAPLFADMTSELLSRKLPIEDFSVIFAGAQKNIGPSGLTLVIYDKEKLPALDHPIPNLMNFALMEKNGSLYNTPPTYSIYIAGLVFKYLKSKGGLAVMEATNERKAKKLYDTIDASNLFYAPVPEDFRSAMNVVFRSHNESLDSKFLSLAEEQGFAGLKGYRDMGGFRASIYNAMPEEGVDSLISFIKEFERTHG from the coding sequence ATGCCTACATTTACGCACAGAGTCTTCAATTTTAATGCCGGTCCTGCCATGTTGCCTACGGAAGTCATGGAGGAAGCAAAGTCTGAGTTCCTAAATTACAAAGGAACCGGAATGTCTGTTATGGAAATGAGCCATAGAGGAAATGTTTTCCAAAATATTTTGGACGAATCTCTCCATGACCTAAGAGAATTGCTTGGCCTACCTTCTCGTTATGCGGTGGTTTATTTCCCTGGTGGGGCAACTTTACAATTTTCTGCAATTCCTTTTAATTATTTAAAAGCGGGAGATTCTGCTGATTTTGCTCTAACTGGCGTTTGGGCGAAAAAAGCCTTTGAAGAAGCAAAGAAATTTTACCCAAATGTAAAATCCATTTTCAATGGGGCCGATTCCAAATATATGGAACTTCCCACCATCACCGATGAGATCGTGAATGAGGGAGCCAAATATGTTTATATCACTTCTAACAATACCATTTATGGGACTCGTTACAAAACATTTCCAAAATTAAAAAAGGCTCCTCTTTTTGCAGATATGACAAGTGAACTCCTGAGTCGAAAACTCCCCATCGAGGATTTTTCTGTGATCTTTGCGGGAGCACAAAAAAACATTGGGCCTTCTGGACTCACACTTGTCATTTACGACAAAGAAAAATTACCCGCACTCGACCATCCCATCCCCAACCTAATGAACTTTGCTCTGATGGAAAAAAATGGATCTTTGTACAACACACCTCCTACTTATTCCATCTACATCGCTGGTCTTGTTTTTAAATATTTAAAATCAAAGGGTGGTCTTGCAGTGATGGAAGCCACAAACGAAAGAAAAGCAAAAAAATTGTATGATACAATCGATGCCTCAAATCTATTTTATGCACCGGTTCCAGAAGATTTTCGTTCCGCAATGAACGTAGTTTTTAGAAGTCATAACGAAAGTTTGGATTCGAAATTTCTTTCTCTTGCCGAAGAACAAGGGTTTGCTGGACTCAAAGGATACCGCGACATGGGTGGATTTAGAGCTAGTATCTACAATGCAATGCCTGAAGAAGGTGTGGATTCTCTCATTTCCTTTATCAAAGAATTTGAAAGAACTCATGGGTAA
- a CDS encoding P83/100 family protein — translation MRISRSIIICLTFVSLSLTAQSKAPLGESEIKGSKKIEFINRSLRKASDDIIQENTEIGRKLAETLAKENTATVDGVKIQRVAPGADGKLGADILTLSESQSFDHVNSIARIIASYVEKSFQYKAGNSETLAQYVLYYNATHRKDSKFFSKKYTEGVIAATSPDKLGIDTVYKNWPGKTQIIIPIEGNILKDSGKDLTTDELEKDVNKTVKDKEKDPATKQKMEDEAKKMDKLQTDKLKEEKKVLQDKKQEVANEQKDLQDKKDALKKKEQETVASLNELKKDPVKNKAEIEKKTEEVKKIEQEKKDTDKKSEAVEAKKEELSKKEEQIAKKEEARTGTTTSGDTAKKDDTVQKVEAKVEELKTELAQTKEELKKKEEQSDNVVNNKILFMKFIKYDTDGHYSNELWAIDPAKDDALFKSPYNNICSKEFKEIANQGVLVLGYDGEKVENRKHKLVLLDPDKLGVKKTSESADIFWRTPMINREDKIYVIEKVKDKYHVSRFKSDLTFEKRTEEAVEENSELTFFGDKVYVTGKPKEGDKTTIKVFKKDDLSLLKTIAP, via the coding sequence ATGAGAATTTCTCGTTCCATTATCATTTGCCTAACTTTCGTCAGTCTTTCGCTGACGGCGCAGTCCAAAGCCCCACTCGGTGAGTCCGAAATCAAGGGTTCCAAAAAAATCGAATTCATCAACCGTTCCTTACGTAAGGCATCTGATGACATTATCCAAGAAAATACCGAAATCGGTCGTAAACTCGCTGAAACTTTGGCAAAAGAAAATACAGCCACTGTGGATGGAGTCAAAATCCAAAGAGTTGCGCCTGGTGCTGATGGAAAACTGGGAGCAGACATTCTGACTCTTTCGGAGTCACAAAGTTTTGACCATGTCAATTCCATTGCTCGAATCATTGCCTCGTATGTAGAAAAATCTTTCCAATACAAAGCAGGGAACTCTGAGACTTTGGCGCAGTACGTCCTCTATTACAATGCAACTCATAGAAAAGACTCCAAGTTTTTTAGTAAAAAATATACAGAGGGAGTGATTGCAGCTACTTCCCCTGACAAATTAGGAATTGATACTGTTTATAAAAATTGGCCAGGCAAAACCCAAATCATCATTCCAATAGAAGGAAATATCTTAAAAGATAGTGGAAAGGATCTCACCACAGATGAGTTAGAAAAAGACGTCAACAAAACGGTGAAGGATAAAGAAAAAGATCCTGCCACCAAACAGAAGATGGAAGACGAAGCCAAAAAAATGGATAAGTTGCAAACTGATAAACTCAAAGAAGAGAAAAAAGTTTTGCAAGATAAAAAACAAGAAGTAGCTAACGAACAAAAAGATCTCCAAGACAAAAAAGACGCTCTGAAGAAAAAGGAACAAGAAACTGTCGCAAGTCTGAATGAGTTAAAAAAAGATCCTGTGAAAAACAAAGCAGAGATTGAAAAGAAAACAGAAGAAGTCAAAAAAATCGAACAAGAGAAAAAAGACACTGATAAAAAATCAGAAGCTGTAGAAGCAAAAAAAGAAGAACTCAGTAAAAAAGAAGAACAAATCGCTAAAAAAGAAGAAGCAAGAACCGGAACCACCACTTCTGGCGATACAGCCAAAAAAGATGATACCGTTCAAAAGGTTGAAGCGAAAGTAGAAGAGTTAAAAACAGAACTCGCACAAACCAAAGAAGAACTGAAGAAAAAAGAAGAACAAAGTGACAATGTTGTGAACAACAAAATTCTTTTTATGAAGTTTATCAAATATGATACAGATGGTCATTATTCCAATGAACTTTGGGCGATTGATCCGGCAAAAGATGATGCTCTTTTCAAAAGTCCATACAACAATATTTGTTCCAAGGAATTTAAAGAAATTGCGAACCAAGGAGTGCTTGTTCTCGGTTATGACGGAGAAAAAGTAGAAAACCGTAAACACAAACTTGTGTTGCTTGATCCAGACAAACTAGGTGTGAAAAAAACAAGTGAGTCTGCAGATATTTTCTGGAGAACTCCTATGATCAATCGTGAAGACAAAATTTACGTGATTGAAAAGGTAAAAGACAAATATCATGTTTCTCGTTTTAAATCAGACTTAACTTTTGAAAAAAGAACGGAAGAAGCCGTGGAAGAAAACTCGGAACTTACATTTTTTGGGGATAAAGTCTATGTGACCGGTAAACCGAAAGAAGGTGATAAAACGACCATTAAAGTATTCAAAAAAGATGATTTAAGCCTACTCAAAACCATCGCTCCGTAA
- a CDS encoding tetratricopeptide repeat protein, producing the protein MENAEIEKPQEDEKFTKIKALAKEAYRFLDQGRFKEAKERLDILLDEDPSNTYGLVGLGDYYAKTKQPEQAIQYYRKCLVGDTTNKFSLMGLMNAYRDLNSLKRIIEVAEEFHHITITDASILSRVADAHRKLKNFKESEVYYMEALQINPSDQYVIVGLGHLYFACPRYVDAIQWWEKLLSSQPNNIKILTEIGNSYRKIKDFDKAVLYYERAKELDPKNFFALYGLAESYRGKKDFKTAITYWEKILESDPDNKLIINRYADSLRGLGNYDKALECFNKILASGDDYFALLGKAAALRLIGDLEKAEEIYLGLLSKSPSDPRPALELSDLWDIMGKKPQAIKLLEDLAKKNPSNESIRERIEYLKD; encoded by the coding sequence ATGGAAAATGCTGAGATTGAAAAACCACAAGAAGATGAAAAATTCACAAAAATAAAAGCCCTTGCAAAAGAGGCGTATCGTTTTCTTGATCAGGGCCGATTTAAAGAAGCCAAAGAGCGATTAGACATATTACTTGACGAAGACCCTTCCAATACTTACGGACTTGTGGGACTTGGTGATTATTACGCAAAAACCAAACAACCGGAACAAGCCATCCAATACTATCGCAAATGTTTGGTCGGTGATACAACCAATAAGTTTTCTCTTATGGGGCTTATGAATGCTTATAGAGATTTGAATAGCCTAAAACGAATCATCGAAGTCGCAGAAGAATTTCATCACATAACAATCACAGATGCAAGTATCCTTTCTCGTGTGGCCGATGCCCACAGAAAACTCAAAAACTTCAAAGAATCAGAAGTTTATTATATGGAAGCATTACAAATCAATCCCAGTGATCAGTATGTCATTGTGGGTCTTGGGCATTTGTATTTTGCATGCCCAAGGTATGTAGATGCCATCCAGTGGTGGGAAAAATTACTTTCAAGCCAACCGAACAATATCAAAATCCTAACAGAAATTGGAAACAGTTACCGCAAAATTAAAGACTTCGACAAAGCAGTCCTTTATTATGAAAGGGCCAAAGAACTGGATCCTAAAAACTTTTTTGCTCTTTATGGCCTTGCCGAATCCTATCGTGGTAAAAAAGATTTTAAAACTGCCATCACCTATTGGGAAAAAATTCTCGAATCAGATCCTGACAACAAACTCATTATCAACCGGTATGCTGATTCCCTCCGTGGACTTGGGAACTATGACAAAGCTTTGGAATGTTTTAATAAAATTCTTGCAAGTGGGGACGATTACTTTGCCTTACTAGGAAAAGCGGCCGCATTACGTTTGATTGGTGACCTAGAAAAGGCTGAGGAAATTTATTTAGGCCTACTCTCGAAATCGCCAAGTGATCCAAGACCTGCCCTAGAGCTTTCTGATCTTTGGGACATTATGGGTAAAAAACCACAGGCCATCAAACTTCTAGAAGATTTAGCGAAGAAAAATCCTTCGAATGAATCCATCCGCGAAAGGATTGAATATTTAAAAGATTAA